The DNA segment CCGAGGCGACTTGATAAGGGCCTGTCCAAGATACCGGCACCGGTCCGGTCAAACACGGGCCTATATTGACGATGTGTTGCCTATCCCGTACGTTCCGATGTTGTGCAAACCACACTAAAGCCATATCCAGCAGTATGTCTCAGAGAGGCCTCTGGCTTTTCCTCTGCCCCGACTAATTACAGTTTAAACAACACGATCCAGTCCAGTGAATGAGATGCAATAATGAGGGCGAAATATTAAGTTTGGTTCcgattttgtttgcaaattcCGATACCTTTTCCGTAGACTAgctttacagggtttctcggGCCAGTTCAACATTGAAGGTGTTTTATGCTGTTGAAGtggcctgagaaaccctgtaagcAAAACGTCGATTGCTTTGCTTATGTTGTTGCGTTGCTCAGAACCATATCAGAGGTAAAAGAATGATCGAATTGTTTTGGAATTCATCCTTAAATGGGGCACGTTCGATTGGCTTTGATCAAATGAGACACGAAATGGGAAGGATCGCACCTTTGTCGTCATTTGGACCGGGTGGCCCGCCCCGGATGTTTTGCTTCCTGTTGTTACTATTGTGCTGTAGAAATTGTTTAGTAGTTTAGAAAAGGCCGAACCGTGCTGCATATACACCACTTATAAAGCGAATCCTATAATAATGCGCTTCCAGGCTCGGATTCTCGCGCGATCCCGAACACGTGTCTCTCGCCCAGTAGACAAAATATTCGTGGCGGGAAATCATTATCTCTTATTAAAATCCAGCTTTCCAGTATATCCTTTACATGGAATAAAACTAAAGCAACAAGCTAAATGTTGAACAGGTTAGAGAAGTGCTAGAGCCAGAACCGTAGAGTGCTGCCGCTGAATGACtgacttttgcttttttaccgAGTACGAGTTTAGGAAAGACCCGTTTTTGACTAGAATGAGATAAAAAATTtcgagaggttttttttgagaaCCAGGTAAAATCCAAGGTTCGGTACTGACCTGATGATAGGACAGGAGGGTAGCACCGAAAGCTGAGTGCTtgcagaaaatattttaaccaGGCACCCGATCGACGCGTATCTCCCCTACAGCAGCCGAGGAGTCTTTACCGTTTTTCCTACCTAGCCCTAAATGAATGCCGCATTTTTTAAACGTTGCacatttcccattttcatcATCTCTAGCATATATCCTTCGGAGTGCTAATTAACTTAAGGAAAAAGCACTGATGGATATGGGCAGAGTTGCTGAACTACAAACTTAGAAAACAAACAGTACGAAATTGTAAGCGTCCAATATGATAAGAGAGGGCTACCGGAGAGGAGGCAATAGTAACACCGTATTCAGGCAGATGATACAATTCATATTAAAGTTCATTCAAAAACATTTACAGGTAAAGAACAAATTGACACAAAAATGCGGAAAAGATAGCGTagactttaaaaaataattaaatggtAACGTAAAGGCAAGAGAAAGAACGTTGAAAGGCGTGGAAAGCAAGCAATTATCCCCACATCACCTGGTGATGAGGAACACGGAAACGAGCATTACGGTTTGGACAAGCATTACACGCATAATCAAAGAGTGCTGTGCAATATATATGTGCGCATCTAGTGTGTTAAGTTTGATAAGCTTAACGGTAGCGCGGCCAGAATGGCAGTTTACGATAGgaagaagttaaaaaaaaagttactaACAAAACGCAAGTTCTTATACGAAAATCAAAAATCACgataaaaacagaaacactggATTGAACACCACCTTAGGGTAGGGTGGTACGTTCGCAAACTGgtttaaagttttcttttaaCAATGTGTCGAGAATTTAAGCGGCATGAAGGGGGAAGAAACCCCATGCAGCAACACATGTAATGGAAACCCACTAGCTATTTTTGTGGCAATAATAAAGCGTCAATAAAAGTGCAACCTTCATTAGCAGAGAGATCCGATTTTTCGACAAATTTACGTTAAATTCAGAGTGCCACATTCGTTTGGACGAAGAAAACCGATCTTTATTTCTTCGCACTCGCCGTACTTGataaacacatttttaaaCACTTCTCTACAGTTCACTGTTCACTGTGGTACCTCTAGGCCGGAAACCGTAACGGTTAGTGTTTGTCCCAGCCGTACGACTTGCCGGGTGTTGGCAGTCTCGCGGCCGATCTGCAAACAATTTAGAAATAATTACTTTGCTTTACCGTGATAAGCGTTTATGCGTTGATTTACCCTTTCTCTGCCAGTAGCTTCTGGGTGGTCAAATCGATTGGTGGAGCAACTTCGCGGcgcgcatcacggatcacgtagTGGTTCGCCGACAGTCTGTAAGTGGATGGTGGATTTAACGTTACTAAGTTGTTCAGACTGCTAAGGGGGAATAGTAGCTATACTTGTGCGCTGGCCCATCGGGTAggttcggtggtggttgcGTTCTGGCTGCAATTCCATCCTCGAAACGAAGCGCATTCGTGTGTTCTCGCTGCAAAGACAAACCCAAACAAGTTCCGTCAGGTGAAGATTCATTACATAATTATGTATGTCCTGCAAAACCGGAAGCGGAATGAAGGCCCACAGTAGCTTAAAGCATTACTTACACCGAGCAGGAAGGCGCGCAGCCTTTGCAGCATCGGCGAAATATCACGACGCACGACTCCGGACATGTTGTTGGTGGAGAATAGACGGGAGATTTCGTGCTATGTACAGTTTTCCTTGCCGTATGCTCAGTATGTGTGGCCTCTGCTGTGAAAAtcaatgttttgattttgttcgCTAGAATGACAGTACGCGTAGTGCTTCGATTAACCGGGACGATGTGTTGATGTGGTCGAGTTGAGAACTGGAAGTCATTTACagaatttgatttgtttttcgacTTTTTATTTGCAATGAACGGTTGCACATATTTCTTAGTTGTGTAGAAAAAatacttttattttcttgtagcctaaaatgtaataaatagtATAACTAGGAATCAAATAAAAGTGTTGTTCTCGATCGGATTATTCGTGGAACTTCGCGGATTCCCTGTGCGTATACGGTGGCTGTCAAATGTTGCCCGTGGAGTTGTTTAGTGTGCGTCGACGACCGTGGTAGTTGTGCAGGCGAACGGgacagtagcagtagcagcagcagcagcagcagcagcagcagcagcagcatacgaGCGAAAGATAGGAATCGGTCGGGTGCAAAAGAGGAGTGTGAAAGCGTAGGAATTTTCAGAACACTGACCATTTTCCTCCCGAAACGGTGGTgtagttttctttcttcgacCCGTTAACGTGCGCGTCCCAGAGGTGGTGGATTCGTTCGAGGTTTGTGTGTTGCTTCCCGTGTTCCACAGCACAAACACGATACGAAGGCTGAAAACGCATTTGGTTCTGCACCCCCCCCTTCAAACCCTCATCGAAGGGAGTAGCAGTGATGCGAAAAGATTTCTGGTGATATGATGATGAGCAGCAGTTTCGCTGGTGGTGAAAACGCATTGGAAAATCTTCCGGTTTTTGCACCGTTGAAACATACAACAGTCAGCGAGCGGTTTCTGTAGACGGAAAAGCTTCCCGAAAATCGGGCTACTGCAGCAAAATTGTCTTCctgattgtgtgtgcgtgtgttttttttcctctcttctGTGTGTGCGCTACGAGCAGGTGACAGCTACACAGCCAAAAGAGGGAAGACACCAGCTTCGATAGGCTGGCCATCGTGTGATATGCATCGTGTGTGTCAGTGGCCTAAAGAATTGCATTCTTGCTTTCTACGATAGAAGCTTAGCAAGGTGGAACCGTGCATTTCACCGTCAATACTACCTTCAATTTGCGGTGCTCGTTTGCGTGTTAGTGAGGTCCCCCGCCTGGTGGATAATACCATTTTCTATGGCTTTTTGTTCCATTCGCAACGGAAGCAATTTGCGTGTGGAAAAACAGCATCATTAGTAGGCCTCGGAAAAGTTCTCCCTGTtttgtgacacacacacacacggacacacagtCTAGTGTGAAAAACGTTGCCtagtgtgcgagtgtgtatgtgcgctAGTGGTTTCgtagagcaaaagaaagaaaatcccACTCGGTCTCGCATTCATTAGACCCAGCAGCGAGCATCGGAACATCATCGAAGCAGTCCGTGCACTTTTGTTGGGTGCCAGAACAGAacgtaaaaaacacacatctcTCTGTACAACGACGATTAGTGCACACACAGAACGTGAAAAGTGTCTCCTCGCGCGCGTGTGGCATGGTTCGATTTTCCTGCTAGTGTGTATATTTTTCCGTTCCTCCCATATCCTGCTTACTTATATTGTGTGGTCCTATTGTTAGGGAGGCGGatagtggtggtgttgtgtgcCGTTTGTTATCAGTGTACCCCCGTTGAAacaggcgcacacacacactgacagtGGCAACGTCACAATCTGGGAAGGCCTATTTAATTTGCGAGAG comes from the Anopheles stephensi strain Indian unplaced genomic scaffold, UCI_ANSTEP_V1.0 ucontig137, whole genome shotgun sequence genome and includes:
- the LOC118515309 gene encoding NADH dehydrogenase [ubiquinone] 1 alpha subcomplex subunit 7-like; this translates as MSGVVRRDISPMLQRLRAFLLGREHTNALRFEDGIAARTQPPPNLPDGPAHKLSANHYVIRDARREVAPPIDLTTQKLLAEKGSAARLPTPGKSYGWDKH